The following are encoded in a window of Chloroflexota bacterium genomic DNA:
- a CDS encoding extracellular solute-binding protein, which translates to MSTKQHPVITRREFLKGAAAAGGVAGLSAIMAACGATPTAAPAVATMAPAAGATKAPPVLKGATVKFLGGPWSFLPELDPVIDNFANDWAKQNGVTFSRELEGTNLPAKIQTAIETKSGANIIQSATPPAAYAKALADVSEVAEALGSAGGGWLPAAPFNAVQDGKWIGVPIGQHNWFINYRLDWFKEEGYEKFPDTWEEALAAGKKLKAKGHPFGITFSDKAAGDGNATPYLFLWAFGGKEFNPDGSLALDSKETIAALEFAIQLHRDAGDPGEVAYDDGANNAAFLAGKISMTPNVNTIYLPALKSNPALAAAMNHSIPPKGPAGRFGAATLPWWGILNHTKGADLDAAKDLILQFFSIKNLGAFYKAGQGYILPMLPKYENEPIWPADPKLSVAKEMFKLALPAGYNLKNQTKLSSLMQDKIIIGKLFSQACSTGNARAALDGVLKDIADLKLLS; encoded by the coding sequence ATGTCCACCAAGCAACATCCCGTTATTACTCGTCGCGAATTTCTGAAGGGCGCCGCCGCCGCCGGCGGCGTGGCCGGGCTGAGCGCGATCATGGCGGCGTGCGGCGCCACGCCGACCGCCGCGCCAGCCGTAGCCACCATGGCCCCCGCCGCCGGCGCCACCAAGGCCCCGCCAGTGCTCAAGGGCGCAACCGTGAAGTTCCTCGGCGGCCCATGGTCGTTCCTGCCGGAACTCGACCCGGTCATCGACAACTTCGCCAACGACTGGGCAAAGCAGAACGGCGTCACATTCTCGCGCGAGCTGGAAGGCACCAACCTCCCCGCGAAGATTCAGACCGCGATCGAGACGAAGAGCGGGGCCAATATTATCCAGAGCGCCACCCCGCCGGCGGCTTATGCCAAAGCCCTGGCGGATGTAAGCGAAGTGGCGGAAGCGCTCGGCAGCGCCGGCGGCGGCTGGCTGCCCGCCGCACCGTTCAATGCCGTCCAAGACGGCAAATGGATCGGCGTGCCGATCGGTCAGCACAACTGGTTCATCAACTACCGCCTGGATTGGTTCAAGGAAGAAGGATACGAAAAGTTCCCGGACACGTGGGAAGAGGCGCTCGCCGCCGGCAAGAAGCTCAAAGCCAAGGGGCACCCCTTCGGGATCACGTTCTCCGACAAAGCCGCCGGCGACGGCAACGCAACGCCGTACCTGTTCCTTTGGGCGTTTGGCGGCAAGGAGTTCAATCCGGACGGCTCGCTGGCGCTTGACAGCAAGGAGACGATTGCAGCCCTTGAGTTCGCGATCCAGTTGCACCGGGACGCCGGCGACCCGGGTGAGGTGGCGTACGATGACGGCGCCAACAATGCCGCGTTCCTGGCCGGCAAGATCTCGATGACGCCCAACGTCAATACGATCTACCTGCCGGCGTTGAAGAGCAACCCGGCGCTGGCGGCGGCGATGAATCACTCGATTCCGCCCAAGGGGCCGGCCGGGCGCTTTGGCGCAGCCACGCTGCCCTGGTGGGGCATTCTGAACCACACGAAGGGTGCCGATCTGGACGCCGCCAAGGACCTAATCTTGCAGTTCTTCTCGATCAAGAACCTCGGTGCGTTCTACAAGGCCGGGCAGGGTTACATCCTGCCGATGCTGCCGAAGTACGAAAACGAGCCGATCTGGCCCGCGGATCCGAAACTGTCGGTTGCCAAGGAAATGTTCAAGCTGGCGCTACCGGCCGGCTACAACCTGAAGAACCAGACCAAGCTGTCTTCGCTCATGCAGGACAAGATCATCATCGGCAAGCTGTTCTCGCAAGCCTGCTCAACGGGCAACGCGCGCGCGGCGCTCGACGGCGTCCTCAAGGACATCGCCGACCTGAAGTTGCTCAGCTAG